In Lysobacter firmicutimachus, one genomic interval encodes:
- a CDS encoding DEAD/DEAH box helicase — protein sequence MSADTPNTAPETPKFTDLALPETLLRALADVGYESPSPIQAATIPPLLEGRDVLGQAQTGTGKTAAFALPILAAIDPAQARPQALVLAPTRELAIQVAEAFQKYATHLPGFHVLPIYGGQSYYPQLQALKRGVQVVVGTPGRVIDHLERGSLDLSQLRCLVLDEADEMLRMGFIDDVEAVLKKTPETRQVALFSATMPPQIKRIAQTYLKEPVEVAIKAKTTTSANIRQRYWSVSGVHKLDALTRILEAETFDAMIVFSRTKLGTEELAEKLSARGISAAAINGDVQQAQREKTIQNLKDGKIDVLVATDVAARGLDVERISHVLNYDIPYDTESYVHRIGRTGRAGRKGEAILFVTPRERGMLRAIERATRQPIEPMELPSVETVNEQRVSRFLGRISEALESQELGLFRDLVERYEREKNVPAVEIAAALAKLVQGENPLLLAPPAAQPRYAERDGPREHRGQATRKFIERDNASNSGAHRRDKFERPARDEARPSRHDEERGGHRHEQRQYTPPMPGASSERPLNAAESMFDDDAPAPRHERAPERSHERAPREAEVGMETFRIEVGHAHGVQPGNIVGAIANEADLESRYIGRIDIRDEYTLVDLPEGMPRELMEHLKKVRVAGQPLRIQRAGPGDAEGGRGRARPGAFRPHGARPGGPKPHGAGPRKPFKPRGPR from the coding sequence ATGAGCGCCGACACGCCCAATACCGCCCCCGAAACGCCCAAATTCACCGACCTCGCCCTGCCGGAGACGCTGCTGCGCGCGCTCGCCGACGTCGGCTACGAGTCGCCTTCGCCGATCCAGGCCGCCACCATTCCGCCGCTGCTGGAAGGCCGCGACGTGCTCGGCCAGGCCCAGACCGGCACCGGCAAGACCGCCGCGTTCGCGCTGCCGATCCTGGCCGCGATCGACCCGGCCCAGGCCCGCCCGCAGGCGCTGGTGCTGGCGCCGACCCGCGAGCTGGCGATCCAGGTCGCCGAGGCGTTCCAGAAGTACGCCACCCACCTGCCCGGTTTCCACGTGCTGCCGATCTACGGCGGCCAGAGCTATTACCCGCAGCTGCAAGCGCTCAAGCGCGGCGTGCAGGTCGTGGTCGGCACCCCCGGCCGGGTCATCGACCATCTCGAGCGCGGCTCGCTGGACCTGTCGCAGCTGCGCTGCCTGGTCCTGGACGAAGCCGACGAGATGCTGCGCATGGGCTTCATCGACGATGTCGAGGCGGTGCTGAAGAAGACCCCGGAAACGCGCCAGGTGGCGCTGTTCTCGGCGACCATGCCGCCGCAGATCAAGCGCATCGCCCAGACTTATCTCAAGGAACCGGTCGAAGTCGCGATCAAGGCCAAGACCACCACCTCGGCCAACATCCGCCAGCGCTACTGGTCGGTCAGCGGCGTGCACAAGCTCGACGCGCTGACCCGCATCCTCGAAGCCGAAACCTTCGACGCGATGATCGTGTTCTCGCGCACCAAGCTCGGCACCGAGGAGCTGGCCGAGAAGCTGTCGGCGCGCGGCATCTCGGCCGCGGCGATCAACGGCGACGTGCAGCAGGCGCAGCGCGAGAAGACCATTCAGAACCTCAAGGACGGCAAGATCGACGTCCTGGTCGCCACCGACGTGGCCGCGCGCGGCCTGGACGTGGAGCGGATCAGCCACGTGCTGAACTACGACATTCCCTACGACACCGAAAGCTACGTCCACCGCATCGGCCGCACCGGCCGCGCCGGGCGCAAGGGCGAGGCGATCCTCTTCGTGACCCCGCGCGAGCGCGGCATGCTGCGCGCGATCGAGCGCGCCACCCGCCAGCCGATCGAGCCGATGGAGCTGCCGAGCGTGGAGACGGTCAACGAGCAGCGCGTCTCGCGCTTCCTCGGCCGCATCAGCGAGGCGCTGGAAAGCCAGGAGCTGGGCCTGTTCCGCGATCTGGTCGAACGCTACGAGCGCGAGAAGAACGTGCCGGCGGTGGAGATCGCCGCGGCCCTGGCCAAGCTGGTGCAGGGCGAGAACCCGCTGTTGCTGGCCCCGCCGGCGGCGCAGCCGCGCTACGCCGAACGCGATGGGCCGCGCGAACACCGCGGCCAGGCCACGCGCAAGTTCATCGAGCGCGACAACGCGTCCAATTCCGGCGCGCATCGCCGCGACAAGTTCGAGCGCCCGGCGCGCGACGAAGCCCGTCCGTCCCGTCACGACGAGGAGCGCGGCGGGCATCGCCACGAGCAGCGCCAGTACACCCCGCCGATGCCGGGCGCATCGTCCGAGCGCCCGCTCAACGCCGCCGAGTCGATGTTCGACGACGACGCGCCGGCGCCGCGCCACGAGCGCGCGCCCGAGCGCAGCCACGAGCGCGCGCCGCGCGAGGCCGAGGTCGGCATGGAGACCTTCCGGATCGAAGTCGGCCACGCCCACGGCGTGCAGCCCGGCAACATCGTCGGCGCGATCGCCAACGAAGCCGACCTGGAGAGCCGCTACATCGGCCGCATCGACATCCGCGACGAGTACACCCTGGTCGACCTGCCCGAGGGCATGCCGCGCGAGCTGATGGAGCACCTGAAGAAGGTGCGCGTCGCCGGTCAGCCGCTGCGCATCCAGCGCGCCGGCCCGGGCGACGCCGAAGGCGGCCGCGGCCGCGCTCGCCCCGGCGCGTTCCGTCCGCACGGCGCGCGTCCGGGCGGTCCCAAGCCGCACGGCGCCGGCCCGCGCAAGCCGTTCAAGCCGCGCGGTCCGCGCTGA
- a CDS encoding type 1 glutamine amidotransferase, translating to MSRILVFQHVAAEPLGTLDPLIRRRGHRIRFANFDRHPEAQPNVDRYRGLIVLGGPMNVEDQAARPHLRTELLAIERMLEQGKPVLGICLGAQLLAHVLGAPVRKHHRPEIGWYPMQTTAAGAADPVLAPLAGTAPVFQWHRYSFEIPNGAQHLARTDSCEQQAFRWGDNAYGFQFHLEMDVPLIERWLANPVYRQELAELGHDTSEEAIRARTVEHIHGMQTRADAVFNNFLDLIGRPQRRYTLPSREWV from the coding sequence ATGTCCCGCATTCTGGTCTTCCAACACGTCGCCGCCGAGCCGCTGGGCACGCTCGACCCGCTGATCCGCCGCCGCGGCCACCGCATCCGCTTCGCCAATTTCGACCGCCATCCCGAGGCCCAGCCCAACGTCGACCGCTACCGCGGCCTGATCGTGCTGGGCGGGCCGATGAACGTCGAAGACCAGGCCGCGCGGCCGCATCTGCGCACCGAGCTGCTGGCGATCGAACGCATGCTCGAACAGGGCAAGCCGGTGCTGGGGATCTGCCTGGGCGCACAATTGCTGGCCCACGTGCTCGGCGCGCCGGTGCGCAAGCACCACCGCCCGGAAATCGGCTGGTATCCGATGCAAACCACCGCGGCCGGCGCCGCCGATCCGGTGCTGGCACCGCTGGCCGGTACCGCGCCGGTGTTCCAGTGGCACCGCTACAGCTTCGAGATTCCCAACGGCGCCCAGCACCTGGCGCGCACGGACAGCTGCGAACAACAGGCTTTCCGCTGGGGCGACAACGCCTACGGCTTCCAGTTCCACCTGGAAATGGACGTGCCGCTGATCGAGCGCTGGCTGGCCAACCCGGTCTATCGCCAAGAGCTGGCCGAACTCGGCCACGACACCAGCGAAGAGGCGATCCGCGCCCGCACCGTCGAGCACATCCACGGCATGCAGACGCGCGCCGACGCGGTGTTCAACAATTTCCTCGACCTGATCGGCCGCCCGCAAAGGCGCTACACCCTGCCCTCGCGCGAGTGGGTGTGA
- a CDS encoding pseudouridine synthase yields MPRTDPLADSAAPSRLQLPPGAWATLLDGLCARFPAIGRERWLDRFARGRVLDAQGRALAASTPYRVGMEVRYFREVADEARVPFEERIVHADTRLLVVDKPHFLAVAPAGRHVAETLLGRLQRRYGEPGLAPLHRLDAATAGLVLFSRDPASRDAYQALFRARRIRKRYEALAPPLPERAFPLLRRSRIVPGEPFFLMREAEGEPNSETRIEVMERSESVWRYALEPVTGRKHQLRVHLAALGAPILGDRFYPLAPQAPDDYARPLKLLARSLQFVDPLDGRERRYDSGLSL; encoded by the coding sequence ATGCCCCGGACCGACCCGCTTGCCGACTCCGCGGCGCCCAGCCGCCTGCAATTGCCCCCAGGAGCGTGGGCGACCTTGCTGGACGGCTTGTGCGCGCGGTTTCCGGCGATCGGCCGCGAGCGCTGGCTGGACCGCTTCGCCCGCGGCCGCGTGCTCGATGCGCAGGGGCGCGCGCTGGCCGCATCGACGCCGTATCGCGTCGGCATGGAGGTCCGCTACTTCCGCGAAGTCGCCGACGAGGCGCGGGTTCCGTTCGAGGAGCGCATCGTGCATGCCGACACCCGCTTGCTGGTGGTCGACAAGCCGCATTTCCTGGCGGTGGCGCCGGCCGGCCGGCATGTCGCCGAGACCTTGCTGGGGCGGTTGCAGCGGCGCTACGGCGAGCCGGGTTTGGCGCCGTTGCATCGGCTCGACGCGGCCACCGCCGGGTTGGTGCTGTTCTCGCGCGATCCGGCCAGCCGCGACGCCTATCAGGCCTTGTTCCGCGCGCGGCGCATCCGCAAGCGCTATGAGGCGCTGGCGCCGCCGTTGCCGGAGCGTGCGTTCCCGCTGTTGCGGCGCTCGCGCATCGTTCCCGGCGAGCCGTTCTTTCTGATGCGCGAGGCCGAGGGCGAGCCGAACAGCGAGACCCGGATCGAGGTGATGGAGCGCAGCGAATCGGTCTGGCGCTATGCGCTGGAACCGGTCACCGGACGCAAACATCAACTGCGCGTGCACCTGGCCGCGCTGGGCGCGCCGATCCTCGGCGACCGGTTCTACCCGCTGGCGCCGCAGGCGCCGGACGATTACGCGCGGCCGTTGAAGCTGCTGGCGCGTTCGCTGCAGTTCGTCGACCCGCTGGACGGCCGCGAACGCCGCTACGACAGCGGCCTGAGCCTGTAG
- a CDS encoding YaeQ family protein → MAPNATIVKIELQVSDMDRHYYAGHNLTLAQHPSETEQRLMVRLLAFALHAHERLEFGPGLSGEDEPELSLRDYSGEIELWIDVGQPDESRIRKACGRARQVVVVNYGGRAADLWWDKNAAGLRRLKNLTVLDVDTDAVEAMAGLVQRSFRLDCQIQDGEVALSTDSAQLGLTPTVRHGAETRAA, encoded by the coding sequence ATGGCGCCGAATGCCACCATCGTCAAAATCGAACTGCAGGTCAGCGACATGGACCGGCACTACTACGCCGGCCACAACCTGACCCTGGCCCAGCATCCGTCCGAAACCGAGCAACGCTTGATGGTGCGCCTGCTCGCCTTCGCCCTGCACGCGCACGAGCGGTTGGAGTTCGGTCCGGGGCTCAGCGGCGAGGACGAACCCGAACTGAGCCTGCGCGACTACAGCGGCGAGATCGAGCTGTGGATCGACGTCGGCCAGCCGGACGAATCGCGCATCCGCAAGGCCTGCGGCCGCGCGCGCCAGGTGGTGGTGGTCAACTACGGCGGCCGAGCCGCCGACCTCTGGTGGGATAAGAACGCCGCCGGCCTGCGCCGGCTGAAGAACCTGACCGTGCTCGACGTCGACACCGACGCCGTCGAGGCCATGGCCGGGCTGGTCCAGCGCAGCTTCCGCCTGGACTGCCAGATCCAGGACGGCGAGGTCGCGTTGAGCACCGACAGCGCCCAACTCGGCCTGACCCCGACCGTGCGCCACGGCGCGGAAACCCGGGCGGCCTGA
- a CDS encoding NAD(P)/FAD-dependent oxidoreductase, producing MAERYDAVIVGGGAAGLMCALTAGRRGKRVLVLEHANKVGKKILMSGGGRCNFTNTGTAPANYLSANPHFCKSALARYSPWDFIAMVERHRIAYHEKELGQLFCDLSSKLIVKMLVDECQAAGVRIETGHGIDALHHGDGDDAPFRLHTAHGNVATPALVVASGGLSIPSMGASGFGYELARRFGHRVLPTRAGLVPLTLSGKHQERLHDLSGVALPVTASCNGQAFSNQMLITHRGVSGPAILQISSYWQPGDDLRLDLLPGRDALDWLLAQQRQRPAAELKTVLGETLPKRFAQRLCELWLANKPMKQYNAPELKQLAATLSDWPLVASGTEGYRTAEVTLGGVDTDEVSSSTMQSKRVPGLYFVGEVLDVTGWLGGYNFQWAWASGHAAGLAV from the coding sequence ATGGCGGAGCGTTACGACGCCGTCATCGTCGGCGGCGGCGCCGCCGGCTTGATGTGCGCGCTGACCGCCGGCCGGCGCGGCAAGCGCGTGCTGGTGCTGGAGCACGCCAACAAGGTCGGCAAGAAGATCCTGATGTCCGGCGGCGGGCGCTGCAATTTCACCAACACCGGCACCGCGCCGGCGAATTACCTGTCGGCCAATCCGCATTTCTGCAAGTCGGCGCTGGCGCGCTATTCGCCCTGGGATTTCATCGCGATGGTCGAGCGCCACCGCATCGCCTACCACGAGAAAGAGCTCGGCCAGCTGTTCTGCGATCTGTCGTCGAAGCTGATCGTGAAGATGCTGGTCGACGAATGCCAGGCCGCCGGCGTGCGGATCGAAACCGGCCACGGCATCGACGCCCTGCACCACGGCGACGGCGACGACGCGCCGTTCCGCCTGCACACCGCGCACGGCAACGTCGCCACACCGGCCTTGGTGGTGGCCAGCGGCGGGCTGTCGATCCCGAGCATGGGCGCCAGCGGCTTCGGCTACGAACTGGCGCGCCGCTTCGGCCACCGCGTGCTGCCGACCCGCGCCGGGCTGGTGCCGCTGACCCTCAGCGGCAAACACCAGGAACGCTTGCACGACCTCAGCGGGGTCGCCCTGCCGGTGACCGCGAGTTGCAACGGCCAAGCCTTCAGCAACCAGATGCTGATCACCCACCGCGGCGTCAGCGGCCCGGCGATCCTGCAGATCTCGTCCTACTGGCAGCCCGGCGACGATCTGCGCCTGGACCTGTTGCCCGGCCGCGACGCGCTGGACTGGCTGCTCGCCCAGCAACGTCAGCGGCCGGCGGCCGAACTCAAGACCGTGCTCGGCGAAACCCTGCCCAAGCGGTTCGCCCAGCGGCTGTGCGAGCTCTGGCTGGCGAACAAGCCGATGAAGCAGTACAACGCGCCGGAGCTGAAGCAGTTGGCCGCGACCCTGTCCGATTGGCCGCTGGTCGCGAGCGGCACCGAAGGCTACCGCACCGCCGAAGTCACCCTCGGCGGCGTCGACACCGACGAAGTCTCGTCGAGCACGATGCAGTCCAAGCGCGTGCCGGGCCTGTACTTCGTCGGCGAAGTGCTCGACGTCACCGGTTGGCTGGGCGGCTACAACTTCCAATGGGCGTGGGCGTCGGGCCATGCGGCGGGCTTGGCGGTGTAG